In Patescibacteria group bacterium, one genomic interval encodes:
- a CDS encoding PKD domain-containing protein yields MMPNEDYYYKAIIYADGPDFSPPGISCEYTSQKIVYNGTYSNTCTYRNFSSNTVYLKLEDADFYSHLAGTWHARYREAVFRHDFDSEIITLNPYQTLRQDKTATINEIDSPDTRNVNLSLLDASYRYSLCLDSSCSQILENLSYSDVLVTIGYGTGKYLGVQDPGAFSTTSTELGASPAYNAYFNLRNPNTRYNETVDGDDYDIDIQIIKDGDKWYQDASTAVRHYKFLVKDLNQEPGVRPVPRDGRGDPIFRDDNGRAYSFFYKIPDIDQIPSNQLYKLYITTIWKNHPRTGLDEPIDQVKRSFAPGLDLELEDVYLPAGQNTVSTFNNSIWNFGSFPVDIEIKLLQNVENFSISTSLPIKFTLGAGDKINFQIDFEYSGSKPSTDVTGNLTGSSLMEIVEEFVSSDFDSATITIEKSGPPSPPTAHNLFVTPPNSTDYCPPYIGYPDHPPVRVNWEFYDPGDSQSAFKIEVDDDPDFRSLAAETGRIFSSASSYVFQKSGERLSWGKTYYWSLKVWDRDNKPSDWIYPPNPPGETTLRPGTPFQTTHPFPEPDFDWLPEDPTAKEVIQFTDLSQFHDSSKSWFWNFGDGQSSTDQNPTHSYSSLGNYNIILTVTDSDDYGCSLARTLGIGMQLPEWREIPPF; encoded by the coding sequence ATGATGCCTAATGAAGATTATTACTATAAAGCGATTATTTATGCCGATGGTCCGGATTTTTCCCCTCCGGGAATTAGTTGTGAATATACTAGCCAGAAAATAGTATACAACGGCACTTACAGCAATACTTGTACCTATCGGAATTTTTCTTCAAATACTGTTTATTTAAAATTAGAAGACGCCGATTTTTACTCTCATCTGGCTGGAACTTGGCATGCCCGTTACCGCGAAGCTGTCTTTCGTCATGATTTCGATTCAGAAATTATTACTCTTAATCCTTACCAAACTTTAAGACAAGACAAAACCGCTACTATTAATGAGATTGATTCTCCTGATACAAGAAATGTTAACTTAAGCCTACTTGATGCCAGTTATCGTTATAGTCTTTGCCTTGATTCAAGTTGCAGCCAAATACTAGAGAATTTATCTTATAGCGATGTCTTAGTAACAATAGGGTATGGTACTGGTAAATATCTCGGGGTTCAAGATCCGGGTGCTTTTTCTACCACGAGTACAGAATTAGGCGCCAGTCCAGCCTATAATGCCTATTTTAATTTACGGAATCCTAATACTCGATACAATGAAACTGTTGACGGAGATGATTACGATATTGATATTCAGATTATTAAAGATGGAGATAAATGGTATCAAGATGCTTCAACAGCAGTTAGGCATTATAAATTCTTGGTTAAAGATTTAAACCAAGAACCAGGAGTTCGCCCTGTTCCCCGTGATGGACGCGGTGATCCTATTTTTCGTGACGACAATGGTCGGGCTTATTCTTTTTTCTATAAAATACCTGATATTGATCAAATCCCCTCTAATCAACTTTATAAACTTTATATTACCACCATTTGGAAGAATCATCCCCGGACAGGTTTAGATGAACCAATAGATCAGGTTAAAAGAAGTTTTGCTCCTGGCCTTGACCTTGAATTAGAAGATGTTTATTTACCAGCTGGTCAGAACACTGTTTCAACCTTTAATAACTCTATCTGGAACTTTGGTTCTTTTCCCGTTGACATTGAAATTAAATTATTACAGAATGTGGAGAATTTTTCGATTAGTACTTCCTTGCCCATAAAGTTTACTTTAGGTGCTGGCGACAAGATAAATTTTCAGATTGATTTTGAATATTCCGGCAGCAAACCATCAACCGATGTCACCGGCAACTTGACGGGAAGCTCTTTGATGGAAATTGTTGAAGAATTTGTTTCTTCTGACTTTGATTCAGCTACAATCACTATTGAAAAATCTGGCCCGCCCAGCCCGCCCACAGCTCACAATTTATTCGTCACTCCTCCTAACTCTACAGATTACTGTCCTCCCTATATAGGTTATCCAGATCATCCTCCAGTCAGGGTTAATTGGGAATTTTATGATCCCGGAGATAGTCAGTCAGCCTTTAAAATTGAGGTCGATGACGATCCTGACTTTAGATCTTTAGCAGCAGAGACGGGAAGGATATTCAGTAGTGCTTCATCATATGTTTTCCAGAAATCAGGGGAAAGACTTTCCTGGGGTAAAACATATTATTGGAGCCTAAAAGTCTGGGACAGGGACAATAAGCCTTCTGATTGGATTTATCCTCCCAATCCTCCTGGTGAAACTACTCTTCGACCAGGAACCCCTTTTCAGACGACTCACCCCTTTCCTGAGCCCGATTTCGACTGGTTACCAGAAGATCCAACCGCTAAAGAGGTAATTCAATTTACGGATCTGAGTCAATTTCATGATTCTTCAAAAAGTTGGTTCTGGAATTTTGGAGATGGTCAAAGCTCAACCGATCAAAACCCAACTCATTCCTATTCTTCCCTCGGAAATTACAATATAATCTTAACAGTTACTGATAGTGATGATTATGGTTGTAGTCTAGCCAGGACCCTGGGCATTGGGATGCAGCTTCCTGAGTGGAGGGAGATTCCACCTTTTTAA
- a CDS encoding WD40 repeat domain-containing protein, whose product MKNKLKFFVLFLLLVVLVLVGAGCGEKKVEEEGAVPSNGKVEEEAEKKTEKEPLWWYFTEDWIAYGGLNEGGISMSLDGNYIVAGASDAYGPDNVLFFEKDSSIPLWNYQVDDLEVQSVSISPDGNYIAVGTFAVTDGKLYFFQKDNPTPLWIKGLRPFDLEEDEWVPLRSVSISADGDYIAVGMENYGELFLVSKDGQILWSRELADFNLSRVETSISSDGNYVAAVCPSLADQQRIYLFERDAEIIGQRPVGLIAAPLWSYKTGGAKNFDLYSISISSDGNYVAAGSSNKLYFFSKDSGTPLWTYPLECDYCSVSLSSDGKYLAVSAFRYGDEANSSTVYLFKKDSSVPLWSYASDSNTGATVSSVAISADGKHIAAVGEFGCYFFQRDSSVPLWEYSTLLMSHEDFPIPTPMSMGHACISSDGNYMVAGGTGGGGVLFFDKTVPGE is encoded by the coding sequence ATGAAAAACAAGTTAAAATTTTTTGTTCTGTTTTTACTTTTAGTTGTCTTAGTTTTGGTAGGTGCTGGATGTGGGGAGAAAAAAGTAGAAGAAGAAGGCGCGGTTCCATCGAACGGAAAAGTTGAAGAAGAGGCTGAGAAAAAGACTGAAAAAGAGCCGTTGTGGTGGTATTTTACAGAGGATTGGATTGCCTATGGGGGCCTGAATGAGGGTGGTATCTCAATGTCTTTAGATGGAAATTATATAGTAGCTGGAGCTTCCGACGCCTATGGGCCAGACAATGTTCTTTTCTTCGAAAAAGACAGTTCTATCCCTCTGTGGAATTATCAAGTTGATGACCTTGAAGTCCAATCAGTCTCCATTTCTCCGGATGGCAATTATATCGCAGTGGGCACTTTTGCTGTTACCGATGGCAAGCTTTACTTCTTTCAGAAAGATAATCCTACTCCTTTATGGATTAAGGGCCTTCGTCCTTTTGACCTCGAGGAAGATGAGTGGGTTCCCCTTCGTTCTGTTTCCATTTCGGCTGATGGAGATTACATAGCAGTAGGTATGGAGAATTATGGTGAGCTTTTTTTGGTTTCAAAAGATGGCCAGATATTATGGAGCCGTGAACTTGCTGATTTTAACCTGTCTCGAGTCGAGACATCAATATCCTCAGATGGCAATTATGTGGCAGCAGTTTGTCCGAGTTTGGCGGATCAGCAAAGGATATATTTGTTCGAAAGAGATGCCGAAATCATAGGTCAGAGACCCGTTGGTCTAATTGCTGCGCCTTTATGGAGCTATAAAACGGGTGGAGCGAAAAATTTTGACCTCTATTCCATTTCCATATCTTCAGACGGTAATTATGTAGCAGCAGGAAGCTCAAATAAGTTGTACTTTTTTAGCAAAGATTCTGGCACGCCGCTTTGGACTTATCCATTAGAATGTGATTACTGTTCTGTATCCCTATCTTCAGATGGCAAATATTTAGCAGTATCTGCTTTCAGATACGGAGATGAGGCTAACAGCAGCACCGTTTATTTGTTCAAGAAAGACAGTAGTGTTCCTCTCTGGAGTTATGCCTCTGATTCTAACACTGGAGCTACCGTTAGTTCCGTTGCTATTTCTGCTGATGGTAAGCATATAGCGGCAGTAGGTGAGTTTGGTTGTTATTTTTTTCAGAGAGACAGCAGTGTTCCTTTGTGGGAATATTCAACTTTGCTAATGTCCCACGAGGATTTTCCCATTCCTACCCCTATGAGTATGGGACACGCTTGTATTTCTTCAGATGGAAACTATATGGTGGCCGGTGGGACAGGTGGTGGCGGCGTACTATTTTTCGATAAAACCGTACCGGGAGAGTAG
- a CDS encoding prolipoprotein diacylglyceryl transferase gives MPYFSFSEIAIGPITLQVWGIFVAIGTLMAYLFVLRQAPKKGIDTKIIHNLFIWVFLGGAAGSMLLGQGGLSLLGGVFGVLIAGFLYLKLSKNLHLFFPIADMAVLVAPISIAIGRIGCALINDHQGAETSLPWGIIWPDGAIRHPVAEYLIISALILFFILKYLKPRLQKPGQLFFAFLFLYSLSRFFLDFTRSAGTSLSDPRYFGLFTTQWLSLIILFVIIVIEGRFYKKGRIC, from the coding sequence ATGCCTTATTTTTCGTTTAGCGAAATCGCGATAGGGCCGATAACGCTTCAGGTTTGGGGAATTTTTGTGGCTATTGGGACTTTAATGGCTTATCTTTTTGTGTTGAGACAGGCCCCCAAAAAAGGAATTGATACTAAGATCATTCACAATTTATTTATTTGGGTGTTTCTGGGTGGAGCCGCAGGAAGTATGTTGTTGGGTCAAGGGGGGTTGAGTTTGCTTGGAGGAGTATTCGGAGTTTTAATTGCTGGATTTTTGTATTTGAAATTAAGCAAAAATCTTCATTTGTTTTTTCCGATCGCAGATATGGCAGTTTTGGTTGCTCCTATTTCTATTGCCATAGGCAGAATAGGTTGTGCTTTAATTAATGACCATCAGGGAGCTGAAACTTCTTTGCCCTGGGGGATCATTTGGCCGGATGGCGCAATTCGGCATCCGGTAGCTGAATACTTGATAATCAGCGCTCTAATTTTGTTCTTTATTCTTAAATATTTGAAGCCCCGTCTGCAAAAGCCTGGTCAATTATTTTTCGCTTTTTTGTTTTTATATTCTCTTTCCCGATTTTTCTTAGATTTTACCCGCTCCGCAGGCACTTCTTTATCTGATCCTCGCTATTTTGGTTTATTCACAACCCAATGGTTATCTTTGATTATACTTTTTGTTATAATAGTAATAGAAGGTCGATTTTACAAAAAAGGTCGAATCTGTTAA
- a CDS encoding signal peptidase II, with protein sequence MKYLNRARFLVFLALGLIILDRLTKWLALDSELLFKNPKLYFIPLNSSLLYFLIGAVTLLLLFLFFRSWQKKDFLLITGFSLIILGGLSNLFDRIYFGYVIDWIKVFFLPISIFNIADLMIIGGIICLIFRLAKSR encoded by the coding sequence ATGAAATACCTAAATAGAGCAAGATTTTTAGTATTTCTTGCTTTGGGTTTAATAATTCTGGATAGATTGACCAAATGGTTAGCTTTGGATTCAGAGCTATTGTTTAAAAATCCAAAATTGTATTTTATTCCTCTAAATTCGAGTTTACTTTATTTTTTAATCGGAGCAGTAACATTACTGCTTCTTTTTTTGTTTTTCAGGAGTTGGCAGAAAAAGGATTTTCTTTTAATAACCGGGTTTTCTTTGATTATTTTGGGTGGCTTGAGCAATCTTTTTGACAGAATTTATTTTGGCTATGTGATTGACTGGATTAAAGTTTTCTTTCTGCCTATTTCTATTTTTAATATCGCTGATTTAATGATTATTGGGGGAATCATATGCCTTATTTTTCGTTTAGCGAAATCGCGATAG
- a CDS encoding DUF2181 domain-containing protein, translated as MKKKVSLPISFFGVKSPWDIRWAHAVNNLERLEQYCKSPKTMMIEGDISSRGENIVMAHDPNQKADITFDIWIEKIATSKKGAKLDFKDPLAISYCLKKLQKLGLENPIFLNADILQGPGGRIPKFEPIEFIELCKKYYPKGILSIGWTTGYLPNAKYTKHMIHEMFEIVKDFDYLITFPIRACYTRSSYSELQMLLQKLNHTLTIWNSEPVSDDLKRWIKDNFDHCRAFYDLIDEKGNPIYL; from the coding sequence ATGAAAAAGAAAGTTTCTCTCCCAATTTCTTTTTTTGGAGTTAAGAGTCCTTGGGATATAAGGTGGGCGCATGCGGTAAATAATCTCGAAAGATTAGAACAATATTGTAAATCTCCAAAGACCATGATGATCGAAGGAGATATTTCTTCAAGAGGAGAAAATATTGTAATGGCGCATGATCCGAATCAGAAAGCTGATATAACTTTCGATATTTGGATCGAAAAAATAGCCACTTCAAAGAAAGGAGCAAAACTAGATTTTAAAGACCCATTAGCTATTTCATATTGCCTTAAAAAATTACAGAAACTAGGTTTAGAAAATCCCATTTTTCTCAATGCAGATATTTTGCAAGGTCCTGGTGGGCGAATTCCTAAATTTGAACCAATTGAATTTATTGAGCTTTGCAAAAAATATTATCCGAAAGGAATCCTTTCTATTGGTTGGACAACCGGATATTTGCCAAACGCAAAATATACAAAACATATGATTCATGAAATGTTTGAAATTGTTAAAGATTTTGATTATCTAATTACCTTTCCAATCAGAGCATGCTACACCAGATCTTCTTATTCGGAATTACAAATGCTTCTTCAAAAACTAAATCACACACTTACTATTTGGAATAGTGAGCCAGTTTCCGATGACTTAAAAAGGTGGATAAAGGATAATTTCGACCATTGCAGGGCCTTTTACGATCTAATAGATGAAAAAGGCAATCCTATATATTTATAA
- a CDS encoding histidinol-phosphatase HisJ family protein, giving the protein MYLVDYHVHTNCTRDATGTVDDYCKRAQELGLKEIAFTNHLILPKFESIPGFEKSEIPNISIKLDEISEYYQKIGKARKQFDIQIKFGMEIDYFEDYEKEIEKIINSYPFDFILGSAHFIEGYVIGDPNGAHEFFKGRDIFQTYRQYFLKLKRAIESRLFDVMAHPDIIRKYAVQYADIPFKRYRDQVEEVVKALVKNKVGIELNTYGYIHPVHDSYPSIEFLKICKDFGVKMVTIGSDAHSPSNLGLELEKGIKKLKSAGYDKITLFNQREARELSII; this is encoded by the coding sequence ATGTATTTAGTAGATTATCACGTTCATACAAATTGCACTCGAGATGCTACTGGCACCGTAGATGATTATTGTAAAAGAGCCCAAGAATTGGGATTGAAAGAGATTGCTTTCACCAACCATTTAATTCTTCCAAAATTTGAAAGCATACCTGGATTTGAAAAATCAGAAATACCCAACATATCTATTAAGTTAGATGAAATATCAGAATATTACCAAAAGATAGGAAAAGCCAGAAAACAATTTGATATTCAAATAAAGTTTGGAATGGAGATTGATTATTTTGAGGATTACGAAAAAGAAATTGAGAAGATAATAAATAGTTATCCTTTTGATTTTATTCTGGGCTCAGCTCATTTCATAGAAGGATATGTTATAGGAGACCCAAATGGCGCCCATGAATTTTTTAAAGGAAGAGATATTTTCCAGACATATAGACAATACTTTTTAAAATTAAAAAGAGCCATAGAAAGTCGTTTGTTTGATGTAATGGCTCATCCTGATATTATTAGAAAATATGCGGTTCAGTATGCCGATATTCCTTTCAAGAGATATAGGGACCAAGTGGAAGAGGTGGTTAAGGCGTTAGTAAAAAACAAAGTCGGGATAGAGCTAAATACATATGGTTATATTCATCCTGTTCACGATTCCTACCCAAGTATAGAATTCCTTAAGATTTGTAAAGATTTTGGAGTAAAAATGGTAACTATTGGCTCGGATGCCCATTCTCCTTCTAACCTAGGCTTAGAGTTAGAGAAAGGGATTAAAAAACTAAAAAGTGCTGGATATGACAAGATTACCTTATTTAATCAGCGAGAAGCAAGAGAATTATCAATAATATAA
- a CDS encoding DUF523 domain-containing protein, which yields MKLCSACLLGIECRYDSKSKPNDKVIELSKKETLIPICPEQLGGLPTPREPSEQKGDKVVTKSGKDVTENFTRGAEQVLHLARLLNIKEAILKQKSPSCGCGKIYDGTFSDRLIEGDGVTVALLKKNGIKVITEEDL from the coding sequence ATGAAACTATGTAGTGCTTGTTTATTAGGGATAGAGTGTCGATATGATAGCAAGAGTAAGCCAAACGATAAAGTTATTGAATTATCAAAGAAAGAAACCTTAATTCCTATTTGTCCAGAGCAATTGGGTGGTTTACCAACTCCAAGAGAGCCCTCAGAACAGAAAGGAGATAAGGTTGTAACGAAATCCGGAAAGGATGTCACCGAGAATTTTACAAGAGGAGCAGAACAAGTTTTACACTTGGCGAGACTACTTAATATAAAAGAAGCAATCCTTAAACAAAAAAGTCCATCTTGCGGATGCGGGAAAATTTATGACGGGACTTTTTCCGATAGATTGATTGAGGGGGATGGAGTGACAGTTGCTTTATTGAAAAAAAATGGAATAAAAGTAATTACTGAAGAAGATTTGTAA
- a CDS encoding trypsin-like peptidase domain-containing protein encodes MVKNILKILAIFIIGTVGGIFADQILWPYFIERPLFYQYRLEQSPVYVTERKEIIIQENVALINAIEKVEKVVAGVKTKTKAGEILEGSGLIVTSDGLLVTLANLVPSSSTFSFFVDGEIVHFQVLKRDLKENLALVKIEKTNLPTVGFADLEKIKLGERIFLLGVIFEQGIPKKIVNEGIIKTFDENSVRTNISEKKILEGSPLFNIEGQVVGLNQIDREGKVSAISIKKIREFLGF; translated from the coding sequence ATGGTCAAAAATATTCTTAAAATATTAGCCATTTTTATAATTGGAACAGTCGGAGGAATCTTTGCTGATCAAATTTTATGGCCTTATTTTATCGAAAGGCCACTTTTTTATCAATATCGACTTGAGCAATCACCAGTTTATGTCACCGAAAGAAAAGAAATCATAATTCAGGAAAATGTTGCCTTAATTAATGCTATTGAAAAAGTAGAAAAGGTGGTGGCCGGAGTAAAAACAAAGACAAAGGCAGGAGAAATTTTAGAAGGCTCTGGCCTAATTGTTACTTCTGATGGTCTCTTGGTTACTTTAGCTAATTTAGTTCCCAGTAGTTCTACTTTTAGTTTTTTTGTTGATGGAGAAATAGTCCATTTTCAAGTTTTAAAAAGAGACTTAAAGGAGAATTTAGCTTTAGTAAAAATTGAGAAAACTAATTTACCCACTGTGGGCTTTGCCGATTTAGAAAAAATAAAGTTAGGAGAGAGAATTTTTTTGTTAGGTGTAATCTTTGAACAAGGAATCCCAAAAAAAATAGTAAACGAGGGTATTATTAAAACCTTTGATGAAAATTCCGTTCGAACTAATATTTCTGAAAAAAAGATTCTTGAAGGAAGTCCATTATTCAATATTGAAGGTCAGGTAGTTGGATTAAATCAAATTGACAGAGAGGGAAAAGTTTCAGCCATTTCCATCAAAAAAATCAGGGAATTCCTCGGCTTCTAA
- the clpB gene encoding ATP-dependent chaperone ClpB translates to MITGGNFTHKAQGAILQAQRIAQEKGQQQIDALHLLYALLSQEGSVVLTMLEKLGADIESLKRKTKLALDKIPAIISPQVLGQFYLTQDMARVLERARKESMKMGDEFISVEHLFLALLNIETKAKEILDKATFLRPSGGPSTLEFGKLNYETVLKTLAKIRGGQRITDPHPESKYQVIEKYARNLTSLARQGKLDPVIGRENEIRRLMQVLSRRTKNNPVLIGEAGVGKTAIVEGLAQRIVRGDVPESIKEKEIIGLDLGALVAGTKYRGEFENRVKALLKEINRAAGKYIVFIDELHTLVGAGAAEGAIDASNLLKPALARGELKAIGATTLKEYQKYIERDPALERRFQPIYVQEPTIEDTIAILRGIKEKYELHHGVKIRDSALVAAAELAARYITDRFLPDKAVDLMDEAMSALRLEIESEPSQLDDLKREIQKLEIEREALKKEGVKGSQKRLRVISRQLADLKEKAQALEARWKSEKEIITKIKNLKKKIEELKYQAEKAGQEANLQKVAEIKYGEIPRLLKELKTTEKKLARFQKTRPILKEEVLEEDVAQVVSRWTGIPITRLLEEEVKKLKKMEEILSKRVIGQREAISAISNAIRRSRVGISEEKRPLGSFMFLGPTGVGKTETARALAEFLFNDENALVRLDMSEYMEKHTVSKMIGSPPGYIGYEEGGQLTEKIRRRPYSVILLDEIEKAHPEVFNILLQIFEDGRLTDAKGRIASFKNAILIMTSNIGSEHIAKMGSLGFLGEKEEEAKLSLKEKVMEALKDNFRPEFLNRVDEIIIFNYLGKSEIKKIVELELEKVRKRLENKKIKIKFENSAKEFLAKKGFDPNLGARPLKRVIQRLILDPLSLKIVSGLVKKGEKVIVDVEEEKIVFRTPSDLVKISKQRKLEKAQV, encoded by the coding sequence ATGATTACAGGCGGTAATTTTACTCACAAAGCTCAAGGAGCAATACTTCAGGCCCAAAGGATTGCTCAGGAAAAAGGACAGCAACAAATTGATGCCTTGCATCTTCTTTACGCCTTACTTTCTCAGGAAGGAAGCGTGGTTTTAACTATGTTGGAGAAATTGGGGGCAGATATTGAAAGTCTGAAGCGGAAAACAAAGTTAGCTTTAGATAAAATTCCGGCAATAATCTCTCCTCAGGTTCTTGGTCAGTTTTATTTAACCCAGGATATGGCCAGAGTCTTGGAAAGAGCAAGAAAAGAATCAATGAAAATGGGTGATGAGTTTATTTCAGTTGAGCATTTATTTTTAGCTCTTCTTAATATTGAAACTAAGGCAAAAGAGATTTTAGATAAAGCCACCTTTTTACGACCTAGTGGAGGCCCGTCCACTTTGGAATTTGGTAAATTAAATTACGAGACTGTCTTAAAAACTTTGGCTAAAATCCGGGGAGGCCAGAGGATTACTGACCCTCATCCTGAATCAAAATATCAGGTAATTGAAAAATATGCCCGCAATTTGACTTCTCTAGCCAGGCAGGGGAAATTAGATCCGGTTATTGGTCGGGAAAATGAAATTAGAAGATTGATGCAGGTCTTATCTCGCAGGACAAAAAATAATCCTGTTTTGATTGGTGAGGCTGGGGTTGGTAAAACAGCTATTGTTGAAGGTCTGGCCCAGAGAATCGTCAGAGGAGATGTTCCCGAAAGCATAAAAGAAAAAGAAATTATTGGTTTAGATTTGGGAGCCCTAGTAGCGGGGACAAAATATCGAGGAGAATTTGAAAACAGAGTTAAAGCCCTGCTTAAAGAAATCAATCGGGCAGCTGGTAAATATATTGTATTTATCGATGAACTCCATACTTTAGTAGGGGCAGGAGCAGCTGAAGGAGCAATTGATGCCTCAAATTTATTGAAACCAGCTTTAGCTAGAGGAGAATTAAAGGCAATTGGAGCAACAACTTTGAAAGAATATCAAAAATATATTGAAAGAGATCCCGCTCTAGAGAGAAGATTTCAGCCAATTTATGTTCAAGAACCGACAATCGAGGATACAATTGCTATTTTGCGCGGAATTAAAGAAAAATACGAACTTCATCACGGGGTAAAAATTAGAGATTCAGCCTTGGTGGCAGCAGCTGAGTTGGCTGCTCGTTATATTACCGATAGATTTTTACCTGATAAGGCAGTTGATTTAATGGATGAAGCTATGTCGGCTTTGAGATTAGAAATTGAGTCAGAGCCTAGCCAACTCGATGATTTAAAAAGGGAAATTCAAAAATTAGAGATTGAAAGAGAGGCCCTTAAAAAAGAAGGAGTAAAGGGTTCTCAAAAGAGGTTAAGAGTAATTTCTCGTCAACTGGCTGATTTAAAAGAAAAAGCCCAGGCCCTCGAAGCCAGATGGAAGTCAGAAAAGGAAATTATTACCAAAATTAAAAATCTCAAAAAAAAGATTGAGGAGTTGAAATACCAGGCAGAAAAGGCTGGTCAGGAAGCTAATTTACAAAAAGTGGCCGAGATAAAATATGGAGAAATACCCCGTCTTTTAAAAGAACTTAAAACAACCGAGAAAAAATTAGCCAGATTCCAAAAAACTCGGCCAATTCTAAAAGAAGAAGTATTAGAAGAAGATGTTGCTCAGGTTGTCTCCCGTTGGACAGGAATTCCAATAACCCGGCTTTTAGAAGAGGAAGTTAAAAAATTGAAAAAAATGGAAGAGATTCTTTCAAAAAGAGTTATAGGCCAGAGAGAAGCAATTTCAGCAATTTCCAATGCTATTCGAAGATCAAGAGTTGGTATCTCTGAAGAAAAAAGGCCTCTGGGTTCATTCATGTTTTTGGGGCCAACCGGAGTAGGAAAAACTGAGACAGCTAGGGCTTTAGCTGAATTTTTATTCAATGATGAAAATGCCTTGGTTAGATTAGATATGTCAGAATATATGGAAAAGCATACAGTTTCTAAAATGATTGGATCGCCTCCCGGCTATATTGGTTATGAAGAGGGAGGGCAACTAACTGAAAAAATTCGAAGAAGACCTTATAGCGTAATCTTACTCGATGAGATTGAAAAAGCCCATCCCGAAGTTTTTAATATTTTACTTCAGATTTTCGAGGATGGTAGGTTAACTGATGCCAAGGGTAGGATAGCCTCTTTTAAAAATGCAATTTTGATTATGACTTCAAATATTGGATCTGAACACATTGCTAAGATGGGATCTCTTGGATTTTTGGGAGAAAAAGAGGAAGAGGCAAAACTTTCTTTAAAGGAAAAAGTAATGGAAGCCCTAAAGGATAATTTTAGGCCAGAATTTTTAAATAGGGTTGATGAAATTATTATCTTTAATTATCTTGGTAAATCGGAAATTAAAAAAATTGTTGAGTTAGAGTTAGAAAAAGTTAGAAAAAGATTAGAAAATAAAAAAATCAAAATTAAATTTGAAAATTCAGCTAAAGAATTTTTAGCCAAAAAAGGTTTTGACCCAAATTTGGGAGCCAGACCTTTAAAAAGAGTCATTCAGAGATTAATTTTAGATCCCCTTTCTTTAAAAATTGTCTCAGGTTTAGTTAAAAAAGGAGAGAAAGTTATTGTTGACGTAGAGGAGGAAAAGATTGTTTTTAGAACACCTAGTGACTTAGTTAAAATCTCAAAACAAAGAAAATTAGAAAAAGCTCAGGTGTGA